The sequence CAGGTAATCGGCCTCGCTGAAGATCAGGCGGCAGGTATCGGTGTTCGCGTCAGCTAAAATATGTCCGCGGCTTTTTACGGCCTGCACAATGCGGGCACGGAACCAATCGTCATTTATCCCGGCGCTTTCGTCCCATTCCAGCAAACGCACCGCCACACGCGACTGATCGTTATAAAAACCATAGGCCATAAAGGCGCCCTTAGCATCGGCAAGCCGCACCACGTCGCCATTGGCGGGTTTGCCCTTTACGTTTTCCACCGCGCCCGAAAAAACCCAGGGGTGGCGCTGTAGTACCGCCTTCTCCTTGCCCTTCTTTAAGATAACATCTATCATGGGTGCAAAGGTAGTTAATTGTAAGCTTCGAAGTTAACCACAGAGGACACGGAGGTTTCACAGAGGTCACAGAGATTTTAGTGACCAGACACATTCTATTAACATGCAAAATCCAGGTTCCCTCCTCTGTGTTCTCTGTGATTCCCCATCCGTGTCCTCTGTGGTTAAATCCGTTAATTGCCAAATATTATTCTGACGCATTGCCAGAACAACCAATTTTCATACGGCAAATGTCAGCAAACTGTCTGCTTTTAACCTATAATTTAATCGGCATTAAACCGTTTATAATTCTGTGCGTCTATTACATTAAACAGACTAAAACGATTATATAAGATCATGAAAAGTAAGTATAAATATTTTGTAGGTGCTGCCCTTAGCGGACTGTTTGGTTTGCTGGTAGCGTTCTCGGCCAGTGCACAGCACAGAGGCGGTGGAGGTGGGGGTTCCCACGGTGGAGGTGGTTTTCACGGCGGAGGCGGTTTCTCGGGCGGTCACTCAGGTGGCTTTTCAGGTGGCCGCGGCGGCTTGTCAGGTGGTCATTCCGGTGGTTTCCAAAGCCCGGGCAGCAGTTCTTACAGCCGTGGCGGGGGAAGTTTCTCGAGGCCGCAAGGTAGTTATTCACGCCCTCAGGGTGGCTTTTCAAGGCCGCAGGGCAGTTACTCATCGCCAAGGGTAAACTCATCGCCGTCTATTCGTGGCCGTGCCGATATCGGTAGCCGTGGCGGATACAGCGTGGGTGGCAGATACAGTGTAGCACCAAGGGCTTATTCATACGGTGGCCGTGGCGGTGTATATTCAAAAGGATATAGCTATGCCGGTCCGCGTGTAGGTTACCGCGGTGGCTTTTACGGAAGCTACAATCATGGCAGGTTCTACTCGTACAACAGGTTTTATGGCCATTACGCGTTCTATAACCGTTACTATGCGCCACGCATCGGCTTCCACTTAAGTGTGTTGCCTTATGGCTACTACCCGTTCTATTGGGGCGATTACCAGTACTTCTACAGCGATGGTTACTACTATCAGTATAACGATAACAACTATACCGTTGTTGAACCGCCGCTGGGCGCTATCATGAACCAGTTGCCAGCCGGTGCCAAATCGCTGATGATTGACGGCGAGCAATATTACGAGTTGAACGGTGTTTACTACCAGGCCGTAACCAAGGACGACGGCACTACCGGCTACCAGATTGCCGGCAAGGACGGCGAACTGACCACAGCCGCAGGCTCTGCACCACAAGATGGCGGCACTTACGACCAGGGCGCACCTGCTCCGCAAGACCAGGATCAGCCGATACGTATAGGCGATGTGTTTGATAGCCTACCGCCAAATTGCAGCACGGTTAAAATAGATGGTCAAAAATATTTCGTGTCTCCCGATGGTGTTTACTACCAGGAAGACCGCGACGGCAACCGAAAAGTGTACCGCGTAGCCGGTACGCCAGACGATCAACCGGGCAACTAATAAATGTGAGGTAAGATTTTTTTTAAGGTGATTGTTGATGGGCGGGTGGCAACTTCGGTTGCTGCCCGCTTTTTATTTAATCCCGGTTCAGACAATCAAAAACAAACTTCGGCACACGTTGTTATATTCCGGAACTTTACTTAAATCGCCAACTGCGGGTTAAATTTATTACCACAGGTTGTACCTTTTAGTAAACCATATTATTTATTTAGAAAATAAACAGGCATATTTATAGTTCTAAGAAACCTTTGAAAAATGAGTAAGTCGCGGGGAACCGAAAAAGAAAAAACAAGGCAAACCTTACCTAAGGTTGCCTCCGGAATTACGGGGTTAGATGAAATTACAGGCGGGGGCTTCCCCCAAGGCAGGCCAACCCTGGTATGTGGCGATGCCGGCTGCGGCAAAACCTTGCTATCGCTTGAGTTTATTGTACGCGGGGCTACCGAGTATAACGAACCTGGCGTATTTATGGCTTTTGAAGAAAAAGCCGATGAGCTGGCCATGAACGTGGCATCATTGGGTTTCGACCTGAACAAACTTCAAGCTGATAAGAAGATCAAGATAGACCACGTACACATTGAGCGCACGGAGATTGAAGAGACCGGCGAGTACGACCTGGAGGGCTTATTCATTCGCCTGGGGCACGCTATCGATTCTATTGGCGCCAAGCGCGTGGTGCTGGATACTATCGAGAACCTTTTTTCGGGCCTTACCAACCAGCGCATTTTACGCGCCGAACTGGTGCGCCTTTTTCACTGGCTAAAAGATAAAGGTGTAACAGCCATTGTAACAGGCGAACGCGGCGACGGAAAACTCACCCGCCAGGGCCTGGAAGAATATGTATCGGATTGCGTGATCCTGCTTGACCACCGGGTGATCGACCAGATCTCAACCCGCAGGCTAAGGATAGTAAAATATCGCGGATCGTTACACGGAACTAATGAATATCCTTTCCTGATTGATGAAGATGGTATTTCGGTATTGCCGGTTACTTCGCTGCATTTAGAGAAAGATGTGCAAACCAACCGTATCTCATCGGGCATACCCGGACTCGATTCGATGCTGGGTGGCAAAGGCTTTTTTAAAGGCAGCAGCATCCTGGTATCGGGCACGGCAGGCACGGGTAAAACCAGCATCGCCAGCTACTTTGCTGCCGAAACCTGTAAGCGCGGTGAAAAGTGTATTTACTTCTCATTCGAAGAATCGCCCGCGCAAATTGTGCGTAATATGCGGTCGATTGGGTTGGACCTGCAACAATATATAGATAACGGCATGCTGATCTTCCATGCCTCAAGGCCTACATTATATGGCTTAGAGATGCATTTGGTGGCTATGCACAAACAGATACGCAAGAACAAACCCCACACGGTAATCCTCGACCCGATCACCAACCTGATCACCATCGGTTCGGTAGGCGAAGTAAAATCGATGCTGGTGCGTTTGATTGATTACCTGATGAATGAACAGATCACGGTAATGTTTACCGCCTTGTCTTTAAACACCGTGGTGAACGAGCAGACCGATGAAGGCGTATCATCATTAGTGGATGCCTGGATGCTGGTGCGCGATATTGAATTTAACGGCGAGCGCAACCGGGGCATGTATGTAATGAAATCGCGCGGGATGAAGCACTCTAACCAGGTGCGCGAGTTTATTATTACCGATGACGGCCTGAACCTGGTAGACGTGTATCTGGGTCCGGACGGCGTGCTGACTGGGTCGGCACGGGAGGCGGAACAATTGAGGGAACATACCGGCGAAGCCTTGCGCGATTACGCGCTGAACCGCAAGGACCGCGAAATTATGCGTAAACGGAAAGTGCTGGAATCGAAGATAGCCGGTTTGCAAACCGAGTTTGAATCGGTAGAGGAAGAATTAAATAAGGTTTACCTTGAAGAAGAGCTGCGTAAAGAGGTGATGGATAAAACCCGAAAGGAAATTATGGAGCGGCGACGGGAGACCAAAGACATTGAAAACCCGCCGGAAAAAAAGAAAGGGAAAAAACAATGACACCCGTAAAATCCAAAACCTGGGAGTTGAGACTGTATGTTGCAGGGAAAACCCAAAAATCGATAACCGCGTTGGCCAACCTGCAAAAATATTGCGAGGAACATTTAAAGGGCCAGTATGTTATAGAGGTGATTGACCTGCTGGAAAAGCCGCAACTGGCCGAAGGCGACCAGATATTTGCCGTGCCTACATTAGTTAGGAAAGTACCCGAACCGATACGGAAGATCATCGGCGATTTATCAAACGAAGAGAAAGTTTTAGTGGGATTAAATATACGCCCGCATAGTAGCCAATGAAACCAAAACAGTGGATGACGGATGGTAAGGATAACAAAAACGACGAGGGTACGTATGTGCTGCGCCTGTTTATAACCGGGGCCTCGCCAAACTCCGTACGTGCTGTAGATAACCTTAAAGCCTTTTGCGAAAAATATTTAAAAGATAAATACCGGCTGGAAATTGTTGATGTGCACCAGCAACCGGCGATTGCGCAAAAAGAACAAATTATAGCCTTGCCTTTATTGATAAAGAAAAGCCCGGCACCCGAACGCCGCCTGATTGGCGATCTGTCGGATACAGAGAAATTAATGGATTGTTTCAGGATTACCGTGTAATGCGATATGGAAAAGCAACAACCATCATATCATGAACTTTTAAATGAGATAACCGAGCTGCGCTGGCAACTGGAAGAAGCCAACGACGCGATCGAGGCCATTCGTAACGGCGGTGTAGACGCGCTGGTGGTTAACAGCAGCGATGGCCCGCAACTATTCACCCTAAAAAGCGCCGACCAAAGCTACCGTGTATTTGTAGAGAAAATGAACGAAGGCGCCATATCGCTTAACCGCGATGGCGTGATACTATACAGCAACAGCAAATTTGCCCAACTGGTTGGCCTGCCGCTGGAAAAGGTGATAGGCCGCTCTTTTGATAATTTTATCTTACAAAGCGAGCACGAAAAACTTGCCGAGATCATCAAAGGCGCCTGGGAAAAGGACTGCAAGGTTGAACTGCTTATTGTAAGCCGTATGACCACCCTGGTGCCCTGCCTGCTATCCTGCAATATAATGGAGTTTGATGGTGCCGTTGCAATGAGCGTGATCGTTACCGACCTGAGTGCCCAGAAAGAATCTCAGCAGCAACTTGAATTACAGTTCGACCAACTGGAGGCGGCCCAGCTGCTTACCAAAAAGCTGAATGACGAACTGGAAGAAACTGTTAAGGAGCGCACCAAGGACCTGACCATCAGCCGGGAATACCTGAAGTTGCTTACGGATAATATCCCGCAAATGACCTGGACCAACCTGCCCGGCGGCACGTTTAATTTTTACAATCAGCGCTGGTACGAATATACCGGCTTAAGTCACGATGCCGCTACCGGCCGCGGATGGGAGGATGTAATTCACCCCGACGATCTGCCCTTAACTACCGAACGCTACCTGGCAGCCCTGCAACACGGTGATATTTTTGAGGTAGAAAATCGCTACCGCAAGGCCGACGGCACTTACCAATGGCACTTAAACCGGGCTATCCCATTAAAAAACGACCAGGGCGAAATATTATTTTGGGTAGGCACTGCCACCAATATCGAAGACCAAAAGCGGGCTATGGATAAAAAGGATGAGTTTATAGGTATTGCCAGCCACGAGTTGAAAACGCCGCTCACCAGCCTGAAAGGTTACCTGCAAATTATGAATATCTATCATAAGGAAACGGTGCCCCATGCCATTAAACAATACATCAGCAAGGCCAATGTAGCTATTGATAAGCTGCACCATTTAATAAACGACCTGCTTGACGTGAGCAAAATACAGGCCGGCCGCCTTACCTACCAAATGGCCGACATTAACCTGGCCGGCATGGTGGGTACCGGTGTGGAAAATGCCGCGCAGATATATCCTGAATATCAATTTGACCACGAGGTAGAACCTAACCTGATGGTGCATGGCAACCCCGAAAGGCTGGAACAGGTATTGATGAATTTTATCAGCAACGCAGCCAAATACTCTAAAGAGGGCAGCCGGATCATGGTTAAAGCCAAAGCACTGGACGGCCATGTACGCGTATCGGTAACCGACGAGGGCATCGGCCTTTCACCCGGTCAACAGGAAAAAATATTCGAGCGCTTTTACCGCGTGGAAGATAAAACATACAGCACCAGCGGTTTGGGCATGGGTTTATACATTTCGGCCGAGATCATTAAAAATCATAAGGGCAGTATACATGTAGAAAGCCATTTGGGGCAGGGATCTACGTTTTACTTTGAGTTGCCGTTGGTGAGGTAATTACTCTTTCGAGACATCTCATTGTCATTGCGAGGAGCGGTGTAAGGGGATGTGCGATTGCGCGACGTGGCAATCTCGTCGTATATAAACTAACTACGAGATTGCCACGCTATCGCTCGCAATGACATTTGTGTTTAATTACTTCTCCGCCAGCAAATCGTCAGTCAGCTTCTCAAACTCGTTGACAAACTCCACATAATGTTCGCCGGTACCGGGGCCGCTGAAGCCGGTATGTATTTTGCGTACATCGCCCTTTTTATCAATAATAATGGTAGTTGGGAATGCCACAAAGTTGGCCAGCATAGGCAGGCTTTTGGCCGTTTCGGCCTTGTTATTAGTATAACCGGTAATTAATAGCGTGTAGGGGATATTAAAACGCTCCTTTAACTGCTCTAAAGTTTTTTGCGAACGGGCGAAATCTGCCGTACGCTCGTAGGCCAGGCCAACGATCTCTACACCTTTGGGCTGATATTTTTTGTAATAATTCACCAGGTAGCTGGTCTCGTCCATGCAATTAGGGCACCACGACCCCATAAACTGAACAATAACTACCTTGTTTTTAAAGCGATCGTCGCTAAGGGAAACCTTATTGCCCTTAATATCTTTAAAGGTAAATTCAAGCTTTTTATAGCCGGGTTTCAGCGCGGTTAGCGAGTAGGCATCGGGCAGTTTGGCTTTTTCGTTCTTTACGGCCTCCCAGGTGTCTGTACCAAATTTGCCGTTCTTCAGGGTAACACTATCCTTAACATCGGCACTGAACAAGAAAGCGTGGCCGCCGTCAAAGCACGACAAGTATAACTTGTCGCCATTTACAGCACCTTCAAGATAACGATAATCGCCGGTGGTGGTTAGGAAAGTGCCGGTAACCTTATTGCCGGCCTGCTTAAACTCGCCAACAGTGGTATCGCGCACGCCATCGCTGGTAAATACCGCACTCCAGCGCCCGCTTACATCGGCCGCAGGTTTATCAGGCGATTCGAAAAAGCGGTACGCTTGTCCGGGCGTAGCGGTAAAGTCAAGTTCGCTGTCTTTTTGGGCCAGGTGCTTTATCCATTTGCCCTCCAGTTTGCCATCCTGCTGTTTCAGTTTAAATTCCGAATCGAACAAAGGCATGTGGATAAATACCGAATCCCCATCCAGCCGCACATCGGGCACCAGGAAGTGTTCGGCGCCGTTAATAATACTTAGCTGCTGCTTTCCGGCAGTATCCTTCACTTCAAAGTTAAAGGGCAGTTCCTCGCCGGTCTTCATTTTCAGCGCGCCGCGCCAGATACCGGTTTGTAGTTTTTGAGGGGTATGTACACAGGCGGCAGTGGCAACAGCCACCAGTGCTAACAGGCAAATGCGTTTTATCATTGTTTACATAAAAAAGATACCCTACTAAATTAGTATTCTTTTATCAGCAGGGTATCTTCTTTATGTAACTATTTCAATATATCGCGCGAAATGACGATCTTCTGAATTTCTGATGTACCCTCGTATATCTGGGTGATCTTGGCATCGCGCATCAGGCGCTCTACATGGTATTCCTTCACAAAACCGTAACCGCCGTGTATCTGCACCGCCTCCACGGTAGTATCCATAGCCACCTGCGACGCGAACAACTTCGCCGTAGCGCTGGCGCGGCCATAAGGCTGGTGATTATCCTTTAACCAGGCCGCTTTTAAGCAAAGCAAGCGGGCGGCCTCTATCTGCGTAGCCATATCGGCCAGTTTAAACTGGATGGCCTGGTGCTCGGCAATTGGCTTGCCGAAGGTTTTACGCTCCTTAGCGTAAGCCACAGCCAGCTCGTACGCGCCCGAAGCGATACCCAGGGCCTGCGCGGCAATACCAATGCGGCCGCCCTCAAGCGTGGCCATGGCAAACTTAAAGCCGAAGCCATCCTCGCCAATGCGGTTCTCCTTAGGTACTTTAACATCGGTAAACATCAGCGAATGCGTATCCGACCCGCGGATGCCCAATTTATTTTCCTTCGGGCCAACCGTAAAGCCGGGCATGCCCTTTTCTACGATCAGC comes from Mucilaginibacter mali and encodes:
- the kaiC gene encoding circadian clock protein KaiC; the protein is MSKSRGTEKEKTRQTLPKVASGITGLDEITGGGFPQGRPTLVCGDAGCGKTLLSLEFIVRGATEYNEPGVFMAFEEKADELAMNVASLGFDLNKLQADKKIKIDHVHIERTEIEETGEYDLEGLFIRLGHAIDSIGAKRVVLDTIENLFSGLTNQRILRAELVRLFHWLKDKGVTAIVTGERGDGKLTRQGLEEYVSDCVILLDHRVIDQISTRRLRIVKYRGSLHGTNEYPFLIDEDGISVLPVTSLHLEKDVQTNRISSGIPGLDSMLGGKGFFKGSSILVSGTAGTGKTSIASYFAAETCKRGEKCIYFSFEESPAQIVRNMRSIGLDLQQYIDNGMLIFHASRPTLYGLEMHLVAMHKQIRKNKPHTVILDPITNLITIGSVGEVKSMLVRLIDYLMNEQITVMFTALSLNTVVNEQTDEGVSSLVDAWMLVRDIEFNGERNRGMYVMKSRGMKHSNQVREFIITDDGLNLVDVYLGPDGVLTGSAREAEQLREHTGEALRDYALNRKDREIMRKRKVLESKIAGLQTEFESVEEELNKVYLEEELRKEVMDKTRKEIMERRRETKDIENPPEKKKGKKQ
- a CDS encoding circadian clock KaiB family protein, with translation MKPKQWMTDGKDNKNDEGTYVLRLFITGASPNSVRAVDNLKAFCEKYLKDKYRLEIVDVHQQPAIAQKEQIIALPLLIKKSPAPERRLIGDLSDTEKLMDCFRITV
- a CDS encoding DUF6515 family protein encodes the protein MKSKYKYFVGAALSGLFGLLVAFSASAQHRGGGGGGSHGGGGFHGGGGFSGGHSGGFSGGRGGLSGGHSGGFQSPGSSSYSRGGGSFSRPQGSYSRPQGGFSRPQGSYSSPRVNSSPSIRGRADIGSRGGYSVGGRYSVAPRAYSYGGRGGVYSKGYSYAGPRVGYRGGFYGSYNHGRFYSYNRFYGHYAFYNRYYAPRIGFHLSVLPYGYYPFYWGDYQYFYSDGYYYQYNDNNYTVVEPPLGAIMNQLPAGAKSLMIDGEQYYELNGVYYQAVTKDDGTTGYQIAGKDGELTTAAGSAPQDGGTYDQGAPAPQDQDQPIRIGDVFDSLPPNCSTVKIDGQKYFVSPDGVYYQEDRDGNRKVYRVAGTPDDQPGN
- a CDS encoding acyl-CoA dehydrogenase — encoded protein: MHFEFTEEQIMIRQAARDFAQNELKPGVIERDEHQKFPAEQVKKLGELGFLGLMTSPNYGGSGMDAVSYVLAMEELSKVDASASVVVSVNNSLVCYGLEKYGNEEQKQKYLVPLASGEVIGAFCLSEPEAGSDATSQRTTAIDMGDHYLLNGTKNWITNGNSASTYIVIAQTDVAKGHKGINALIVEKGMPGFTVGPKENKLGIRGSDTHSLMFTDVKVPKENRIGEDGFGFKFAMATLEGGRIGIAAQALGIASGAYELAVAYAKERKTFGKPIAEHQAIQFKLADMATQIEAARLLCLKAAWLKDNHQPYGRASATAKLFASQVAMDTTVEAVQIHGGYGFVKEYHVERLMRDAKITQIYEGTSEIQKIVISRDILK
- a CDS encoding PAS domain-containing sensor histidine kinase, whose product is MEKQQPSYHELLNEITELRWQLEEANDAIEAIRNGGVDALVVNSSDGPQLFTLKSADQSYRVFVEKMNEGAISLNRDGVILYSNSKFAQLVGLPLEKVIGRSFDNFILQSEHEKLAEIIKGAWEKDCKVELLIVSRMTTLVPCLLSCNIMEFDGAVAMSVIVTDLSAQKESQQQLELQFDQLEAAQLLTKKLNDELEETVKERTKDLTISREYLKLLTDNIPQMTWTNLPGGTFNFYNQRWYEYTGLSHDAATGRGWEDVIHPDDLPLTTERYLAALQHGDIFEVENRYRKADGTYQWHLNRAIPLKNDQGEILFWVGTATNIEDQKRAMDKKDEFIGIASHELKTPLTSLKGYLQIMNIYHKETVPHAIKQYISKANVAIDKLHHLINDLLDVSKIQAGRLTYQMADINLAGMVGTGVENAAQIYPEYQFDHEVEPNLMVHGNPERLEQVLMNFISNAAKYSKEGSRIMVKAKALDGHVRVSVTDEGIGLSPGQQEKIFERFYRVEDKTYSTSGLGMGLYISAEIIKNHKGSIHVESHLGQGSTFYFELPLVR
- a CDS encoding circadian clock KaiB family protein yields the protein MTPVKSKTWELRLYVAGKTQKSITALANLQKYCEEHLKGQYVIEVIDLLEKPQLAEGDQIFAVPTLVRKVPEPIRKIIGDLSNEEKVLVGLNIRPHSSQ
- a CDS encoding peroxiredoxin family protein, whose product is MIKRICLLALVAVATAACVHTPQKLQTGIWRGALKMKTGEELPFNFEVKDTAGKQQLSIINGAEHFLVPDVRLDGDSVFIHMPLFDSEFKLKQQDGKLEGKWIKHLAQKDSELDFTATPGQAYRFFESPDKPAADVSGRWSAVFTSDGVRDTTVGEFKQAGNKVTGTFLTTTGDYRYLEGAVNGDKLYLSCFDGGHAFLFSADVKDSVTLKNGKFGTDTWEAVKNEKAKLPDAYSLTALKPGYKKLEFTFKDIKGNKVSLSDDRFKNKVVIVQFMGSWCPNCMDETSYLVNYYKKYQPKGVEIVGLAYERTADFARSQKTLEQLKERFNIPYTLLITGYTNNKAETAKSLPMLANFVAFPTTIIIDKKGDVRKIHTGFSGPGTGEHYVEFVNEFEKLTDDLLAEK